The Beijerinckiaceae bacterium RH AL1 genome has a segment encoding these proteins:
- a CDS encoding hypothetical protein (ID:RHAL1_01546;~conserved membrane protein of unknown function;~source:Prodigal:2.6) produces MRRLILEDPFSRSAIWSRNLAVFALLVAIIGIALARRGLDPTAALAIVGGAMAIAGLSILFAFVAMIVIWNKGYRGIGIAVGGLVLSGLLLAYPAYLAVQARTVPPAADLSTNLDDPPQFMTTDKAREARHGHVPGPMTAAAKALETKAYPDLDTLTIDDDVDAVFAKVRKIVHRRHWQIVDEIDPSDAAPGRIDVIAKTLVMGFPADLVIRIAQSGDQTLVDVRSVARAGWQEPGSNAARIQSLIDEIDAATSRS; encoded by the coding sequence ATGCGCCGGCTGATCCTCGAGGACCCGTTCTCGCGATCCGCGATCTGGAGCCGCAACCTCGCCGTCTTCGCGCTGCTCGTGGCGATCATCGGGATCGCGCTGGCGCGGCGCGGCCTCGACCCGACGGCCGCGCTCGCCATCGTCGGCGGCGCCATGGCGATCGCCGGCCTGTCAATCCTCTTCGCCTTCGTCGCGATGATCGTGATCTGGAACAAGGGCTATCGCGGCATCGGCATCGCCGTGGGCGGCCTCGTGCTGTCGGGCCTGCTGCTGGCCTATCCCGCCTACCTCGCCGTGCAGGCGCGCACCGTGCCGCCGGCCGCCGATCTGTCGACCAATCTCGACGATCCGCCGCAGTTCATGACGACCGACAAGGCCCGCGAGGCGCGCCACGGCCATGTGCCCGGCCCGATGACCGCCGCGGCCAAGGCGCTCGAGACGAAGGCCTATCCCGACCTCGACACGCTGACGATCGACGACGACGTCGACGCCGTCTTCGCCAAGGTGCGCAAGATAGTCCACCGCCGCCACTGGCAGATCGTCGACGAGATCGACCCGAGCGACGCGGCGCCCGGCCGCATCGACGTGATCGCGAAGACCCTGGTCATGGGCTTTCCCGCCGACCTCGTGATCCGCATCGCGCAGTCCGGCGACCAGACGCTCGTCGACGTGCGCTCGGTCGCCCGCGCCGGCTGGCAGGAGCCGGGCTCCAACGCCGCGCGGATCCAGTCGCTGATCGACGAGATCGACGCGGCGACGAGCCGGAGCTGA
- a CDS encoding MBL fold metallo-hydrolase (ID:RHAL1_01547;~source:Prodigal:2.6), which yields MTDEALPIETAFEGEPGQLVTLSPLVRRMTAPNPGPMTFKGTNTYVVGHGAVTVIDPGPDLPEHVAALTAALAGERVARILVTHTHRDHSPASRALAAATGAPIIGCAPHHPFRAPHPDEAERADAANDLAYVPASVLADGDAVEGDGYTLQAVATPGHTMNHLAFALPQERALFSGDHVMAWSTTVVAPPAGSMAAYMASLDKLKTRDDVVYWPGHGGAVRDPARFLRALQHHRRQRERGILACLRRGEATIPGIVAATYEGLDPRLARAAAVSVLAHLEDLCARGLATAEGGPGVTARYAAAEPQQPA from the coding sequence ATGACCGACGAGGCGCTGCCGATCGAGACCGCGTTCGAGGGCGAGCCGGGGCAGCTCGTGACGCTGTCGCCGCTGGTGCGCCGCATGACGGCGCCGAACCCCGGGCCGATGACCTTCAAGGGCACCAACACCTACGTCGTCGGCCACGGCGCGGTGACGGTGATCGACCCCGGCCCCGACCTACCCGAGCACGTCGCGGCGCTCACCGCGGCGCTCGCCGGCGAGCGGGTCGCCCGCATCCTCGTCACCCATACGCACCGCGATCATTCGCCGGCCTCGCGGGCGCTCGCAGCGGCGACGGGGGCGCCGATCATCGGCTGCGCGCCGCACCATCCCTTCCGCGCCCCGCATCCGGACGAGGCCGAGCGTGCGGATGCCGCCAACGACCTCGCCTATGTCCCGGCCAGCGTGCTCGCCGACGGCGACGCGGTCGAGGGCGACGGCTACACGCTGCAGGCCGTGGCGACGCCCGGCCACACGATGAACCACCTCGCCTTCGCCCTACCGCAGGAGCGCGCGCTGTTCTCGGGCGACCACGTCATGGCCTGGTCGACCACGGTCGTCGCGCCGCCCGCCGGCTCGATGGCGGCCTACATGGCCTCGCTCGACAAGCTGAAGACGCGCGACGACGTGGTCTACTGGCCCGGCCACGGCGGCGCGGTGCGCGACCCCGCCCGATTCTTGCGCGCGCTGCAGCACCACCGCCGCCAGCGCGAGCGCGGCATCCTCGCCTGCCTGCGCCGCGGCGAAGCGACCATCCCGGGGATCGTCGCCGCGACCTACGAGGGCCTCGACCCGCGCCTCGCCCGCGCCGCCGCCGTCTCCGTGCTGGCGCATCTCGAGGATCTTTGCGCGCGCGGGCTTGCCACGGCGGAAGGCGGCCCCGGGGTCACCGCGCGCTATGCGGCCGCCGAGCCGCAGCAGCCCGCGTAG